A section of the Acidobacteriota bacterium genome encodes:
- the atpB gene encoding F0F1 ATP synthase subunit A, whose product MEQLVFTEFLNRIFGGPVFALLHAIGVPVMNPAAPISNAVAMEILVVLLLTAFFVLVRMRLSVEKPGSLQHTMEGIYGFVNNLAHETIGHHADPFVGYLITLGMFILSCNLIGLVPGLESPTAVNVVPLGCALMTWVYYNLYGVRTNGAIGYLKHFIGPQDKDLPIVVRLFLPVLMFPIEVFSHLARIMSLTIRLFANMFAGEMVTLVFFSLLPIGIPVLFEGLHIGVSLIQTYIFVLLACVYLGEATAHEH is encoded by the coding sequence ATGGAACAACTGGTATTTACTGAATTCCTGAATCGGATCTTCGGCGGACCTGTGTTCGCTTTGCTGCACGCGATTGGCGTTCCCGTGATGAACCCTGCGGCGCCGATTTCCAATGCGGTGGCGATGGAGATCCTGGTCGTCCTGCTGCTGACGGCATTTTTTGTCCTGGTGCGGATGCGGTTGTCAGTGGAGAAGCCGGGCAGCCTGCAGCACACCATGGAAGGTATTTACGGGTTTGTAAACAACCTGGCGCACGAGACGATCGGCCATCATGCGGACCCGTTCGTCGGATATCTGATTACGCTGGGAATGTTCATCCTCTCCTGCAATTTGATTGGACTCGTCCCGGGACTGGAATCGCCAACGGCGGTGAACGTGGTGCCGCTCGGTTGCGCGTTGATGACTTGGGTTTATTACAACTTGTACGGCGTCCGAACCAACGGCGCGATTGGATATTTGAAACACTTTATCGGGCCGCAGGACAAAGACCTGCCGATCGTGGTCCGGCTGTTCTTGCCGGTCTTGATGTTCCCGATCGAAGTGTTCAGTCACCTCGCCCGGATCATGTCATTGACGATTCGTTTGTTCGCTAATATGTTCGCCGGCGAAATGGTGACATTGGTATTTTTCTCGCTCTTGCCGATTGGTATCCCGGTGCTGTTCGAGGGATTGCATATCGGCGTGTCGCTGATTCAGACATACATTTTTGTGCTGCTCGCCTGCGTTTATCTGGGCGAAGCAACGGCGCACGAACACTAA
- a CDS encoding ATP synthase subunit I, whose protein sequence is MSNLSNSEASAPVESTPFDTFHERAIPRMLRTILVVGVLLLGPVYWYYGWVGALGVAAGSAVSYVNFRTLISGVEALGDRVVNQQSKERGWAIVGRFLVRYGLVGVAAYAILKGSVLAFRGFLWGLCLPVAAMMAEAGVEAVVAFRKK, encoded by the coding sequence ATGAGTAACCTCTCCAACTCCGAAGCAAGCGCCCCAGTCGAAAGCACGCCTTTCGATACTTTCCACGAACGCGCCATCCCCCGAATGCTGCGGACAATCCTGGTGGTCGGCGTGCTTCTCCTGGGACCCGTCTACTGGTATTACGGTTGGGTTGGCGCACTCGGTGTGGCCGCTGGATCGGCCGTTTCCTATGTCAATTTCCGAACCTTGATCAGCGGCGTCGAGGCCCTTGGCGACCGCGTAGTGAACCAGCAGAGCAAGGAGCGGGGATGGGCGATTGTCGGCCGTTTCCTGGTCCGTTACGGGTTGGTTGGAGTGGCTGCGTATGCTATCTTAAAGGGTTCCGTTTTGGCCTTCCGAGGGTTCCTGTGGGGGCTTTGCCTGCCGGTGGCGGCCATGATGGCCGAGGCAGGAGTCGAAGCGGTCGTTGCATTTCGTAAGAAGTAA
- a CDS encoding AtpZ/AtpI family protein — protein sequence MAAPSTPPGKKDPLVALARYSEIGFIIPAAILVGFFFGKLLDYWLHTKWLYLAGLLAGAVLGFYQMIRMAMSASRDE from the coding sequence ATGGCCGCGCCCTCCACGCCTCCCGGGAAGAAAGATCCGCTGGTGGCGCTCGCACGCTACTCCGAAATTGGATTCATCATCCCGGCTGCAATCCTGGTAGGGTTCTTTTTTGGCAAACTTCTCGACTACTGGCTTCACACCAAGTGGCTTTATCTGGCCGGCCTCCTGGCGGGCGCAGTGCTGGGTTTCTATCAGATGATTCGTATGGCGATGTCGGCCTCCCGGGATGAGTAA
- a CDS encoding NADH-quinone oxidoreductase subunit N yields the protein MGISPNEYRLMLPMVELTIFALGILLIDLIVPRQWKWVNAAGALMGVVFAAVCVGQIQRVLPNGSIGFLNSLLVDRFAIYFWYLFLAAAAIAILISVRYLEIEDEHHGEYYALLLLSVVGMMCMAAGIDVVLIFIGLELMAISTYVLVGFLRRDRRSNEAALKYLLLGAFSSGIFAYGLSLLYGLTGTTNLILIQRAVARMDPHNPVLIIALITTMVGLLFKIAAVPFHQWAPDAYEGAPTSITGFMSVAVKAAAWAMLLRILLFGLFPLRAVYTPMFVFVAIATMTGANFAALTQTNTKRLLAYSSIAHVGYMLLAFVAIGTSAPGSAAFLDGMKGILVYLLVYTFMNLGAFAVITSLRQRNIIGDEIDDLAGLYSRAPVEAVLMLLFLLSLAGIPPAAGFLGKYYIFLSLVESQHYVLAGVAVLYALFGLYYYLKVANAMFMRESTVSEPLQVSYGMRAALAVTALATLMIGIYPEPFIQGVNWSLGIPQATHVAQVMK from the coding sequence ATGGGCATCTCGCCAAACGAATACCGGCTGATGTTGCCCATGGTGGAGCTCACCATCTTTGCGCTGGGCATCCTGCTGATTGACCTGATCGTGCCCCGCCAGTGGAAATGGGTGAACGCAGCCGGCGCTTTGATGGGCGTGGTGTTTGCCGCGGTCTGCGTGGGTCAGATTCAGCGAGTACTGCCGAATGGCAGCATCGGATTCCTGAATTCGCTGCTGGTCGATCGCTTCGCTATCTACTTCTGGTATTTATTTCTGGCCGCGGCAGCGATTGCCATTCTGATATCGGTTCGCTATCTCGAAATTGAAGATGAGCATCACGGCGAGTACTACGCGCTGCTGTTGCTCTCGGTTGTAGGCATGATGTGCATGGCGGCCGGCATCGATGTGGTGCTGATCTTCATCGGATTGGAGTTGATGGCAATCTCGACTTATGTGCTAGTCGGATTCCTGCGCCGCGACCGCCGATCCAACGAAGCCGCTTTGAAATATCTGCTGCTGGGAGCGTTTTCTTCCGGCATCTTCGCATATGGACTATCGCTGCTGTACGGGCTCACGGGCACGACGAACTTGATCCTGATTCAACGAGCCGTTGCCCGGATGGATCCGCACAACCCTGTTTTGATCATCGCGCTGATCACGACCATGGTGGGCCTGCTCTTCAAGATTGCTGCGGTCCCCTTTCACCAGTGGGCGCCGGATGCTTACGAGGGCGCTCCCACCAGCATCACGGGATTCATGTCCGTGGCGGTGAAGGCGGCGGCATGGGCAATGTTGCTGCGCATCCTGCTATTCGGATTGTTCCCGCTGCGCGCCGTCTACACACCGATGTTTGTCTTCGTCGCCATCGCCACCATGACGGGCGCGAACTTCGCCGCGCTCACGCAGACCAACACCAAGCGGCTGCTGGCCTACTCGTCGATCGCGCATGTCGGCTACATGTTGCTCGCGTTTGTCGCGATCGGAACTTCCGCGCCTGGCAGTGCCGCGTTCCTCGACGGAATGAAGGGAATCCTCGTTTACCTCCTGGTGTACACCTTCATGAATCTGGGCGCGTTTGCGGTGATTACGTCGCTGCGCCAGCGCAACATTATCGGGGATGAAATCGACGACCTCGCCGGCCTCTATTCGCGCGCACCGGTCGAAGCGGTTCTCATGCTGCTGTTCCTGCTTTCACTGGCAGGCATTCCGCCCGCCGCGGGATTTCTCGGCAAGTACTACATCTTCCTCAGCCTGGTGGAAAGCCAGCACTACGTGCTTGCCGGCGTGGCCGTGCTCTACGCGTTGTTCGGCCTCTACTACTATTTAAAGGTCGCTAACGCGATGTTCATGCGGGAATCGACGGTCAGTGAGCCGCTGCAGGTCAGCTATGGAATGCGTGCTGCACTCGCCGTCACTGCACTGGCCACCCTGATGATCGGGATCTATCCGGAGCCGTTTATTCAAGGCGTGAACTGGTCGCTGGGGATTCCGCAGGCGACGCATGTGGCGCAGGTGATGAAGTAG